In the Lujinxingia litoralis genome, one interval contains:
- a CDS encoding pentapeptide repeat-containing protein has translation MTSLPAPDAYLDHTITGADFTQQRPFETEVYGCTFVDCEFLGADLRNVALIDTTFRGCNLAMVKLRGTRLQGVRFIDCKLMGVSFHELSDFGLSLSFEGCNLNYASLRSLNLRNTRFERCTLQESDLYEADLRKAVFDQCDVTGATWDRANLEGADLCLAHNLAFDPVKCRTRGAKLRLEQLPGLLSRFGFKIEG, from the coding sequence ATGACCTCTCTCCCCGCCCCCGACGCCTACCTCGATCACACCATCACCGGCGCTGACTTCACCCAGCAGCGTCCCTTTGAGACTGAGGTCTACGGCTGCACCTTTGTCGACTGCGAATTTCTGGGCGCCGACCTGCGCAACGTGGCCCTGATCGACACGACCTTCCGCGGCTGCAACCTGGCCATGGTCAAGCTCCGCGGCACGCGCCTGCAGGGCGTGCGCTTTATCGACTGCAAGCTGATGGGCGTGAGTTTTCACGAGCTCAGCGACTTTGGGCTCTCCCTCTCCTTTGAGGGCTGCAACCTCAACTACGCCTCGCTGCGCAGCCTGAACCTGCGCAACACCCGTTTTGAGCGCTGCACCCTTCAGGAGAGCGACCTCTACGAGGCCGACCTGCGCAAAGCCGTCTTCGACCAGTGCGACGTGACCGGCGCCACCTGGGATCGCGCCAACCTGGAGGGCGCCGACCTCTGCCTGGCCCACAACCTGGCGTTCGACCCGGTCAAATGCCGCACCCGCGGCGCGAAGCTGCGCCTGGAACAACTCCCGGGTCTGCTCTCCCGCTTCGGGTTCAAGATCGAGGGTTAA
- a CDS encoding cation diffusion facilitator family transporter — protein sequence MSAHAHHSHDSHDHHHHGPTPEHALKVAIALNASFLILEVVVGLWTNSLALLSDAGHMISDVGALIVALVAMRIATRRPSSGFTFGLRRAPVLGGLLNAASLVVIVVMITIEAVGRFQHPPPLEATAVLWTGVAGLIVNLGSAWYLARSRDESVNTRGAMLHLLSDALGSVAAIVSAVAVMVWGLNLADPIASLVIAALILVGSWPLLRDTVAILLQRAPANIDIEALLELLLADPRVEDVIDLHVWDLDAGQPVLSGVLTVNTTTLKETNALSDELRLQIKERFGVTHATLECRDLHAGVFEPEC from the coding sequence GTGAGCGCACACGCCCATCACTCCCACGATTCTCACGACCACCATCACCACGGCCCCACCCCGGAGCACGCGCTGAAGGTGGCCATCGCCCTCAACGCCTCCTTTTTGATTCTGGAGGTGGTCGTCGGCCTGTGGACCAACTCGCTGGCGCTCCTCTCCGACGCCGGCCACATGATCTCAGACGTCGGCGCGCTGATCGTCGCGCTGGTCGCGATGCGCATCGCCACTCGCCGCCCCTCCTCAGGCTTCACCTTCGGGCTGCGGCGAGCCCCGGTGCTGGGGGGGTTGTTAAACGCAGCGAGCCTGGTGGTGATCGTGGTGATGATCACGATTGAGGCGGTGGGGCGTTTTCAGCACCCGCCGCCCCTGGAGGCCACCGCCGTGCTCTGGACCGGGGTGGCCGGCCTGATCGTCAACCTGGGCAGCGCCTGGTATCTGGCCCGCAGCCGCGACGAGTCGGTGAACACGCGCGGAGCAATGCTTCACCTGCTCTCCGACGCGCTGGGGTCGGTGGCCGCGATCGTCTCGGCGGTGGCCGTGATGGTCTGGGGCCTGAACCTGGCCGACCCGATCGCCAGCCTGGTCATCGCGGCGTTGATTCTGGTGGGGAGCTGGCCCCTGCTGCGCGACACGGTCGCCATCCTGCTCCAGCGCGCGCCGGCCAACATCGACATCGAAGCGCTGCTGGAGCTCCTGCTGGCCGACCCCCGGGTCGAAGACGTCATAGACCTCCACGTCTGGGACCTCGACGCCGGCCAGCCCGTGTTGAGCGGCGTGCTCACCGTCAACACGACCACTCTGAAAGAGACCAACGCCCTGAGCGACGAGCTCCGCCTTCAGATCAAAGAGCGCTTTGGCGTCACACACGCCACCCTGGAATGCCGCGACCTGCATGCCGGTGTCTTTGAGCCCGAGTGCTAA